A window from Paraburkholderia acidiphila encodes these proteins:
- a CDS encoding LysR family transcriptional regulator translates to MADVRDVNLNRLAVFVAVVEAGSLTAAAERLGIAKTMVSAHMQRLEREIGASLIARTTRRLSVTDAGRAFYDASCRILQMTEEALSAAAGEASPARGTLRVSAPVDYGAQVVAPALVDLRGAYPELEIELVCADHYVDLIGEGIDLAVRLGNLPDSNYRSVKLGSYVRWLVASPAFVAQHGMPRSLTALASLPHIAMTVLRHPSTLELTRDAGRLAAGRVSRDKAVRRVRCVNALSVNTATSARAAVLAGGGFAALTDFSTRADLASGALVRLLPEWSGVPSNVQAVFAPTSYPSGKVRAVIEALKARVAKSAA, encoded by the coding sequence ATGGCCGATGTGCGCGACGTGAATCTGAACCGGCTGGCGGTGTTCGTCGCCGTGGTCGAGGCGGGGTCGCTGACGGCGGCGGCTGAGCGGCTTGGCATCGCCAAGACGATGGTCAGCGCGCATATGCAGCGGTTGGAGCGCGAGATCGGCGCGAGCCTGATCGCGCGCACCACGCGGCGTCTGTCCGTGACCGACGCGGGCCGCGCGTTTTACGACGCCAGCTGCCGCATCCTGCAGATGACGGAGGAGGCGCTTTCGGCGGCGGCGGGCGAGGCATCGCCGGCGCGCGGTACGCTGCGGGTGAGCGCGCCGGTCGATTACGGCGCACAGGTCGTGGCGCCCGCGCTTGTCGATTTGCGCGGCGCGTATCCGGAGCTCGAAATCGAACTGGTCTGCGCCGATCATTACGTCGATCTGATCGGCGAGGGCATCGACCTCGCTGTGCGCCTGGGCAACCTGCCCGACTCGAACTATCGCTCGGTGAAACTCGGCAGCTACGTGCGCTGGCTGGTCGCGAGCCCCGCGTTCGTCGCGCAGCACGGCATGCCGAGGTCGCTGACGGCACTGGCGTCCTTGCCGCATATCGCGATGACGGTGTTGCGGCATCCGTCGACGCTCGAGTTGACGCGCGACGCCGGGCGCCTCGCGGCAGGACGCGTCAGCCGCGACAAGGCCGTGCGTCGCGTGCGCTGCGTGAACGCGCTGAGCGTGAACACGGCCACCTCGGCACGCGCCGCGGTTCTCGCGGGCGGCGGCTTCGCCGCGCTGACCGACTTCTCGACCCGCGCCGATCTGGCGTCAGGCGCCCTCGTGCGCTTGCTGCCCGAATGGTCCGGCGTGCCGTCGAACGTGCAGGCCGTGTTTGCGCCGACGAGCTATCCGTCGGGCAAGGTGCGGGCGGTTATCGAGGCGCTAAAGGCGAGGGTCGCGAAAAGCGCAGCGTGA